AACATAGAATTTGGCGTAACACCAGAATCACACCCATGTCTCACACCTTAATCAACAGGGTAACTTTCTCACATCCTTCCCAAACAAACACCATAAAAGTGCAGTTTTTTGTTCAGTAAAAACATGCGCTCGTGCAGTAGTACCGTTTGTCAGTGCCAAACATAAAATGGACATAATGGAGCGTCACTGacttgtaattattttttacgtcattgtcttttcttcttatctctgttgtaatgtgtgtgtttttttctatcAGCTTGGCTCTTCGGAGATCCACGACATGTTCTTTATCCAAGAAACTCAACTGGATGGTTCTGTGGCATCGGACCAAATGAGTAATTCAATCTCTCTCTCGCCTTTTCACATCATTTACTAGATATAATGAATATGCATTTGACTGATACAAAATCaactctttctgtctgtcttctccATCAGAGGCCGACCCAACCTGTTCTACTTCGACCTTCTCAAATGTGCCACGTCTGTCAACATCATGGCATCTTCTCTTAATGGTTTTCAGTGTCCAACCACACAGGTAAAGAAGGCTGGCTTGATATTGTTGTTTCTAATTATACCGGACCGTTTAGTGTACTTTTCCAGTGTCCCAGAAAAAATCATCTTTTTTCATTACCTATAGGTGTGCGTAGAAAACTGTCCCACTCAGTTTGGGGCTGTGGGAATACTGGATTATCGTCCAAATGTAAAGCCGGCAGATGTTTTCAATCAGAGCCTCTGTGTGCCATCCATAGACCTGGCAAATACTCCGCTGGTAAGTCCCATTTTGTTACCATGTTTAAACTTTGTGTGTCTCCTTAAAAGTTCCCAAATGTGATGTTTGTTTTGAGGAAACCAGATTTTCTGCATTTTAACCTGCAAAAGTAACCTGACACCAACTTTTTTTAACCACAtgataatatttgtttttcctcagaGTGTTAAAGAAATTGTGGACAAGGAGCTGTGTCCTTTCTTCTACATACCAACGATCTCTGGTGAGTGAAACCACTCATAAAGACTAcattatattcatattaaaggaacagtgagtaacattttggggtaaataaatgtaaaatataatattcttaagTATGTTtctattagtgtataatcacctgaaacttagaatcgttgtgttttcgttagcttagaatgcacccttcatatctacatagggagctggtcctcttcacggagttggccatgttgctccgccatgtttctacagtagcccagaacggacaaaccaaacactggctctagagttTTTTACGTTACCCAAATGCCACAGTAGTTCTCCggcacgcttgtgaaactgcggtcaCGTGAGCCGTAGAGtgtaaaactgtggtaccgccagcctcCATCTggcttccattgctcctaaagtagtgagCAGAGGAGTagtcaattggttgcaatctgcaaccacacccctagatgccgccaaatcctacacactgttcttttaattTTGGTCTGACGATACATTAGCAGTTTCATGTAGCTACTTGTTTAATATTAGCGTGGATTTAACTGCTACTGTAGAGGAACTACACTGCTACTTGTTGTATATTAGAGTTCTTGTAATGAATTATAATTAAATCCATTTCCAgttgatttgattatttttctctACCGTTAGCGCTGGGGAGATGTTTTCCCGATATCACAGCACTGGAGAGGATCCCTGAAGCCTTTACCAATATTCCAGGTTTACCCTCTTCCGTCAATGACACAGTCGACCAAATCAAGAACGGCACAGGGTAAGATACAGtggatttaaaaacaaataattcagCACATGCTCTTAAATCACAGATAACCGCAcatatgaaaacacacacacacttctaacAACCCTGTTTGTTTCTCTTCATCTCCAGCACAGGGTTGGTGGTTTCGTGAGTTTTTGTGTTGACCTTTAGTGTAGCAGCTGGTTGTAGTTACTCTTAGATACCGTGTGAAACTCTCTCTTGGGACTTGCAGAGTTAGAGTATTAATGTGTCTAGAAAAactccattctctctctctatactgAGTGTCTGGGGTTATCTCTATCTTTTTTAGCCTGTCTTTACGTCTACATTGCTTTTAGTAACTTCCAGTAGGCTTCAGAGAAAAGTATTGAATCTGTTTTCATTGTTAGTTTTCCCTTGTTTCTTCACTGTATTTGTTTTACGTGACCCTTTTTACTTTTCACTTTTACAGTTTAAAATGAGAACTGTCACCAATGCAGCTCGTCCTTGCTTTTGTCTTCAACAGGGACATTCTGAATGGCTTCAGTGCCAGAGAGATTGGCGTCCGCATCTTTGAGGATTTTGCGTCGTCATGGCCGTGGATCCTCCTGTGAGTTGCCTTGCAGGATATTCACTACATCACACATACATTGCCACCTATTGGCAGAAGTACAGAAATAGAAATTACTCTTCAGATTAATGTGCAATACAAAGCTGAACTCCTGGTTGTATCAAATAATcattaaattgatatttttctAGTACATTTTATATGTCTCATACGttttacaatttaataatttatgcTTTGATCTCTTATAAACCTCTTCATCCTTTTTTTAATCCtctccttttttgttttctttcttcataactgtttcctctcccctctcagTGGTCTGGTAATAGCCATGGTGGTCAGTATGCTGTTCCTGTTGCTGTTGAGATTCACTGCTCCAGTGATGGTGTGGGTGCTCATCGTAGGAATCCTGGTCGCTGGGGCATATGGTAAACACTCAACTGGAGCAATTTTTAAGTAGAATTTTTAGGGTTGGCAAACAGATTTGCCACCACCGATATAGATttctaaagaaatattaatatttgtacTATTTCTTCCATTCCTTTTTTCTTGGAAATTCATTTGAACATGTGGAACAGAAAGGCAGCAGAGATGTTCGGTCGTGAATGCAATGCTGTTTTGCAGCCGACTCTCACACCACCACAAATCAATTCTGTACAATTCTTTGTTGTAAACAGAGCAGATTCAAATCCGTACGTGTTGCTGGACCCGTGTTTAACAAGTGGAGCACAAAAGTTATAGTTTTATGTACTGGTTCTGAACACAAAGTCAACAAGggcagtttattattatttgttttgacGAAATTATATGTTCCTCGTAGCCTCTGAGTTGTTGGAGTGTTTCTCTTGCAGGTATATGGCACTGCTACTGGGAATATGATAACTTCAAGCGAGCCTCTGCTAGCATCTCTGACATCGGTTTCACCACCAACTTCAAGGTTTACCTGGAAGTCCAAGAGACCTGGCTGGCGTTCTGTGAGTCTGATTAACATCACCAAACCTTTCTCACAGTCGGGATAAGTCTCATCTTTTTATTTGAGTTTTTAGAGGCATTTTTTGGAGGGATAGGAAATGAGAgatataaaatggaaaataaccAATGACATCATAAATGCCAAATCACATCCACatccaaaaataaatgcaataaatcCATTGTTAGTATGCACATGAGTCACGTCATGTTGATTCATGACATTGTAAACTGCTTCTGATAAAAGAAAGTCCTGATTTAAGGGATTCAAGattgaactgattagattttggtggtcaaaggttactgtgacctcacaaaacatgtttttttgccatgatattttggacagacacggatgtaaactgcaacttgagttGTTGGCAGAAGCATACAAATgcgaggtggtaattctagttaagTTATGCTTAGGTAGCAGTTTTTCCTTCTTGTCAAACCTTTCTCTCCTCCCCCCTCAGTGATAATCATATCTGTGGTGGAGGCGATCATTCTCCTGACCCTCATCTTCCTCCGGACCAGAATCCTCATAGCCATCGCCCTCATCCAGGAGTCCAGCAAGTGAGTCCTGATGCCATACATTAAGACTCTGTCCACAGGGTTTACTCGCTTTGAATGACACCTAATATTAACCCGTGTCTGTTCATTTGAGATGTTCTTAATTTTAAAGGGAATTTATTTAAAGGTTTATCAGGttcatgtttattgttttttttgtaatcttCCTGTGAAGAGTGGCATAACCtcataatgtgtgtgttcatattcCACAGAGCAATCAGTCACATGATGTCCTCTCTGCTGTACCCTCTGGTCACCTTTGTTCTCATACTGGTGTGTGTAGCTTACTGGGGTGCCACTGCTTTGTATCCTTTCATTTTACATAGGCATGTGcatatgtgtttgtatgtatgctATTAATAACACGGTGCACCTTATGCAGTTATAGACTATAGTTAAAAGGTTTCTGAGATGACTCTATCACCCATTATGTGTTAAGTTTTACTCTACGATCATGTCTATAGTCCAGAGTATCTGTTCTTCTCTTAAACTGATGAATGTAGATATCTGGCCACTTCAGGAGGCCCAGTCTACAAAGTGGTGGCTCTAAACTCCACTTTGAACGACTGTAAGACTATCAATGGCACTGTGGACTGTGACCCTCAGGTGAGTGGGCAGAATGGGAACCTAGTgtggataaaaaaatgtgacctAAAGTGACTTTGGTTGAATTAGCCATAGAagaaatttgatttaatttactaatataaaaataattcccATGTAAAGCTAAATTATTAGCCATCTAGAAAAGGTAAATATAACATGTCCAATCACTTTACCTCATCTGATATGATGAGtgggattaaaaaaaagttactccCTTCACACCCTGTCGCCCGCTGCTGTTTCCTCCTCTCAGAACTTCAACTCGTCAGATTACTCAGGCTGCCCCTCGGCCAGCTGCATCTTCATCAAATACAATGACGAGGGTGTCTTCCAGAGGAACCTCTTCAACCTGCAGATCTACAACGTGGTGGCTTTTCTCTGGTGTGTCAACTTCGTCATCGCCTTGGGGCAGTGCACCCTGGCAGGGGCATTTGCCTCCTACTACTGGGCCTTCACCAAACCAGATGACATCCCCACGTTTCCCCTGTCGGCTAGCTTTACACGCTCACTCAGGTAGGTTAATGAGCTGCTGTCACATCGGTTAAATTCCTGCACAATAAATGTGTCCATCCACATCAAAAGTGTCCAACATACTGAATGACTGCAGTCCCAAAGGATGCCGTTTCTCGATCTCTGTCATCCAGTAATTCTACTGACATGATTACACTATATCCTACAGAGGGTTATGCAGAAAGGgaacttttttccccctaaaatTTAAGATTACATCACAGGACATACTGGCGGACTGCAGTTCCCTCTGTGGTTTCTAGAGGGCGCATTAGACCTACACATAACAGTTTGGGGAAGCACACCTTTAGACATTTCATATCATTTTGTACATTTCAGGTACCATGTGGGCTCTTTGGCATTTGGTGCTTTGATCCTGACCCTGGTGCAGATAGCGAGGATGATTCTGGAGTACATCGACCACAAAACAAGAGGTAAGGCTGACATACCCTCATCTCACACTCACTTTCTGCGTTACCTTAAAGAATACTGATCATGTTTTATCTGATTGGTTTATTTTTGTAACTTGTGCTTCAGTGTAAATGAGTCTCAAAGGATCATTTGGGTATTTTTCAACATGGACCCTATTTTCGtcacttctccttgagcgagactctttccatgatgtcaagacacttataataacaatcggaGCCTATCATGGCAAAAATAAGCACTTTAAGTGGACTtgaatgacggtgccagctcgctccaatagcaccatattacaGCCCATGAGCGGCTGTCGTCTACAGCACTCtcgctcaatactggaccaatttcagaaattgttgtccttattagtcagttagacacaaaaacatgggaaaatagggtccaggtgaAAAAAACccagaagttaccctttaatctTAACAATAGATCAAAGTGCACTTTATTCAGTGCAACTTTTAgtcttaaaggtataatatatGAATCCCGGGACATATTTCAGTGATTAATGGCTGATGCATTTGAAGCCACACGTTGTCACTTTCCAAAACACTATCTCAAAATGTGGTGATTGTGAGATTTTCCAAATAAACTGAAGAATGTTAGTTACAAAGTGCTACTTTATAAGTAAGTTAATGGCGTCCAATAAATGACGGGCTACTTATTCGTGTTTTGGCTTTTTGTCTCCAGCGGCGCAGAATCCATGTGCACGTTTCATACTGTGCTGCATGAAGTGCTGCCTCTGGTGTCTGGAGAAGTTCATCAAGTTCCTCAACAGGAACGCGTACATCATGGTGAGCACAACATATTATTGTACAGTTGTTGTTCCCTCCTATTTTAATTGATACTATTATTGTTGTAGTAATAATATTTGCATAGCTTCCATCTGAAATCATACAGAACACTATCAAAaggataaaaaacaataaattacaAGTGTTTCTACTGAGTTTTTTTCATATAATACATTTGATATTATTTCTATTAtgtaaattttttattttttttattttcctgaaacaagttgattttgttttcttgaCAGATCGCCATTTATGGGAAAAACTTCTGCGTCTCGGCCAAAAATGCTTTCAAGCTGCTCATGAGAAATGTAGTGAGGTTTGTGCTGAAGTCATGTTTCCTACTAAAGGAGTTTTCAGTGCTGGCCTGTTGATAACATGAATATATTTGCATGTGTTTGAGCGACTCAGTGAATAGTGTCGTGTTTCTCTGACTCTGACTTTGTCCCCTTCAGGGTCGTGGTGCTTGATAAAGTGACAGACCTGCTGTTGTTCTTTGGGAAGCTCTTGGTGGTCGCAGGAGTGGGTAAGGATGACACCATGTATTAGGAGCGGGTTATACAAGAGAAGAAGTGGTTCAGACGATGTGTTGGAAACCAAAGGTGTTTATAATAGATGGTCTGAACGGCCACACTGGAAGGCGGAGTGGAGAGGTAGCAGTCAGAGAGGTGGGAGTCGCGATATTCTTTAAATATGGGGATAACGGCACACATTTTCAGACAATCTTTTCTTGAAGACACCGTGGCTCCTTTCTCACTTTCACGCATGATGGATTGTCAGTTTTGAAAGTTACACAAATTGTCGAACGCAGCCAACTACCATGCAGTTCGGAGTATACTGGCCCTTTCAGGCAAATGCAGTGTtttaaggaacagtgtgtaacattttgggggatctatctgcagaaatggaataaatatGTGTTCTTTATTCATTTGAAGCCCAATAAGCATTTACATGAATGCATcaggaaagagaggagacacTGAAATCTCAATCTTGTTCCAGGCGTgttgtccttcttcttcttctctgggcGAATATTGCTACCAGGCAACACCTTCCGCACTGAAACCCTCAACTACTACTGGATGCCGATTATTGTAAGTTACAGATACAATAGATAGTTGTCAAAGTTTATTCTAAATCTTATCTTTGTCTTaccttgttttctgtttttttttgtagacgGTGGTGTTTGGTAGCTACCTCATAGCTCACGGATTCTTCAGTGTGTACAACATGTGTGTCGATACACTCTTCCTCTGCTTCTGTGAGTACCTGTTTTCGTTATTCTTGTGGGGAAAGATTTTAGAACATgcaaatatactcaaatcactTTAATTAACATCCTTTTAGCATGTCAATTTCAAGCTAAAAGCTCAACTTGGGTCATTTTTAATTGAATAATACAACAatacagacagaaacaaaacacacttCACTCAATTTGGCTCTCACTCTCACAGTGGAAGACTTGGAGCGTAACGACGGATCTCTACAGAAGCCGTACTTTATGTCCAAAAACCTCATGAAGATCCTCAACAAATCCAACAAAGCTCCAAAAAAGGTTAAAGGGAAAGACTGAAGATCATTTCACCTCTTAAACACTGTCGCAGATTTTCAGCACATCTTTATTTGCATCTTCTTTTTACCCTGTTAACACTCCATTGTTTTCCAAATAAGTTTACCAAAACTAAGTTGCTGATTTTGCactttttaattcttattttattatgtatgtgcatatgtaGTATTAATGACTGTACACATGAAAGAAAAAGATTGAGCATGTGAATGCAGGTAATGTGAAGTTGCAGGGTATCGTACGTGACATATTTCTttgttaaagtcatttttgttGTGGCTCATAATGACTGAAAGCCAACAAAATTGTACTTCTattattttaaacaatatttgtttCTGTTCATACCACTCAACATTAACGCTGCACGCTCCGGACATTTTAACTATTATTTGTTAATCCAGTTTTACAGCTTTTAATGCAGGTAAAAGTTAGTTTTTTCTTCTACTTCTGTCTGAGAATCTTTATTTTCCCaagatgtgatttcttcaggtggaacaaaaaaatgtttatatatttttagataTTTGTATATAAAAGGTTGTttataaatacaaacattttaTGACCACAATGTTACTGATTATAttgaaaataatgtaataaatttaTAAATATGACCCAGCAGTCAATTACTGTGTTTGCCATCAACCTGTCACTGTTTCTCATCCTTATATAGAGTCTCCAGTACATGGAAacagataatttttttaatatttagttttggttttcttgTTTATTAGATTACATATCAAatcaaaaacaagaaaacattttccttttttttaaagcctacaAAAAAACGAATTCAcaccattttttctttttttatttgtttcctgACCTGGATTGAATGACATATTTTAATAAACAGATGATACACATACCCAAGTTTGATAATATTAAAATGTAGAAATGACGACACAAAACAAGTCGATGTTTTAATGAAGTTTTAATCTCCTACATCATTTGGTTTTGCACAATGTCTCCAGTTTTAGTCTGTCAAATCTTGTTTTAGTGTCACATAAGCCTTATAATACAAAGTGTAGCTTGAACAGACAAGTATGCAAGAAATGACAAGCCCCCTGCAGCCATCCTGTCATCCAACAGAGGACATTCGGCATCATCTATAACCCTGGTGTGAATGTTTAAATGCCAAACACCCACTCATTACATCTAGTTGAGCTGATTTCCAGTGATATTACACATACAGGTGTTGGGGAGgactactgtatatgtgtaaaaaaaaaaagccgtaTGAAGCTATTTCTGGCTCCGGAGAGCTGCGTGAAATCTGATCAATTGCCTTGTCGGTTGGAGCTGAAGACTACGAGTTTGAAAATCTGaaggtgtggagttagaaagacgTGAGAGAAGCACATTTTGCTTGTCAAGTTGTCAAATATTAAGATGAATGTGTGTTATATCGCTCAACTGCTCCGAACACTTTGTACACTAAAAGGAAGATCTTTAGCGTGCCCTGTGTCGGTTACAAGAGAGCAAAACATCCTTATATCAAATCACATTAGCAGGGAAGGACAAACTTTTTTGCGTtcataacatttatttaacttaaagggagaggTTGGCAGAAGAGTTATTAGTTTGGGCTgcaagccttttttttttttttgagtcaAAGGAAAGAATTAACGGAAAACCAGGAACCGGATAATTTCTCGCTTTACAAAAGCACTCgctcatcatctcctcctccatcgCCCTCCGCGGCTGCTCATCCACTCAGAAAACACGTAAAAACAGCATTTACAATAttcatatatacaaatatataatgtTTACGCACTCACTCGGACACAGACACGTAGTCAGGAAAAAAAACCAAATCAACTGTGACACCAAGTTCACTCCTGTAAATTCTTAGTGTGCTGACCTTTTTCACCTCCACGAATAACTCAAAGGATTCTCCTCACTTCACTACATCAACCTCCGCCGTCATGAGTTTTGTATCATCTCATTGAGCTACTTTATTAGCCAGTACTTTCTCTCATGACAATTTGCTCTGTAATTAACAAACTGTGTGTGTCAGATTGCTTTTTACTCTCTCAAGTTGCTCATGTCGATGCGAAAAGCTCCCAAACTGGCCCTTcattcatgtttctacagcttTGTGAGGAAAAGACACAACAAGTGGTTAAACGCCAGCACACGCTCCAATCTTTAGGACAAGCTCCGTCTACAAATGACTTCACAGTGCAATGGCTGGTTTTTGTTAAgacatgtatataaaaaaaatgcatccaTCTGTGCTATTTCTATCCGTCCATCTGTTTAGTCGCAAATTGTAGGAGTTCAATTCAGGAGGAAACTGTAAACAGGAACATAATTCGATTACATTTTTTCACTCCCCGACATCGTACATGACCGATCCGCTACTCTTTGGCCTTTTTAGAGTAAGAAAAAGCTGCTATAGCAACAACTACGCTATCTCATACAtacccctccctctcttccacaacgtgtctccctctctctctcaatcgaAGGAATAAACCTTCAAGAGGAATGTGAAAAACCAAAACAGAATTAGTCACTGCCCCGAATTATCCTCCACCCACCTCTTTTCTGCACCAAAAATCTTTACATAGCTCACCCCGATCACTTAATACTGTCTCTGAACCCAACAGTTAGTTTTCTGTGTGCATATATCTACAAGTGCATGTAGAGAGGGAGGGCCAACATGACTTATTTTGGGATTCACGCACCACTACTTTCCAGTGTTTCTTGCATAAACAAAATCAACGAAGCAGGTGTGTGGGGCTGAGAATcctcaaatataatatttatataatatatatcctGTATGTCTTGTTTTGGGATTGAACACAATGCTACGCTCTCTCCCAAGTTAGTACCTGCTaggaaatgtaaaataatgagtgtgtgtctgtggcttgagtttaagtgtgtgttttttttgcgcTCCTCCCTCCCCGCTTATCGATCCACtcgtctatccatctatccctCCCGTCTGGTCTCCATCACACACTCAGCagccagaagaagaagaagatggccACGAACAGGAAGAGGGAGTCTTGCCAGTTGTTATTGCCGTTGTTGAGGTTAGCGGTGCCTTGGTGATCACCTGGTCCATACTGGTCTGACATTGGGGAGAGATGGGTGGGAAAAGgttaatactagggctgtcaattcatttaaaatatttaattgcgattaatcgcatgatttttcatagttaatcgcgattaattacaaattaatcaaattttttctgttcttaaagggagatttgtcaagtaatactcttatcaacatgggagtgggcaaatatgcttttttatgcaaatgtatgtatatatttatcattagaaatcaattaacaactcaaaacaataatttaattattacaaAAGCAGCAAGGATGTATCACTTTAACTGATCATTATCAGCTATTTAGACCGTTCAAATTGGTTTTATTTGGAAAGAAAGAGGTTTGTTAACCAGTGAGAGAATAACGTTTGTGTCTTCGTGCGTTTACCTGCTCTGTGAAAGGGGTCGTTGGCGTTGAAGACTGTGGTGAAGAAGCCGAAGGGGAAAGCACCGATGCCGAAAGACATGTGAAAGCCGGTGTCCCCGAAACCCTGAAAcatctgacagaaaaaaaaaaaaacagtttaaaaaaataagacaaacaTAAAAAGAGAATATCAATATTGTGAGCTTAATCAGTGGGTGAAAAAAAACGACTCACCCCGCCTCGACTCTCTGGCTCTGTTCTCTGTCCCTGAGGCCGAGGTGGAGTTTTCAACCTGAACAACcacagaagaaaaacatcaaatcaTACGTGACCCATGAGGCGATAacagaaaatacacacacacagatgcagacTCTCGGTGTACCTGGGGTCCTCTTGGCTGGAGCTCCCTCTGCCGTACAGTGGGATGACCTTCTCTCTGCTGATCCCTGCTTTACATACAGGACACTGCTGCCTGCTGGGCCGCGTCTCCAACCACTGAGAGGAGCAACGGAGGAAGAAAGATTAACAACATAGATCAGATAAAAACACCTTTCTACTGTCTAAATGCTGGGTTCAGTGCCGAAGTCTAAGAAAGGCTTGTGTCCAGCGGCACATTCACAACAAAAACTTGTAGAGATTAACAGTAAATACATTTCCACAAATGGTTGCAGTCATGTTTAATCTCTACTTGAATCTACTGTATGGTATGAAGTGCT
This Sebastes fasciatus isolate fSebFas1 chromosome 17, fSebFas1.pri, whole genome shotgun sequence DNA region includes the following protein-coding sequences:
- the slc44a4 gene encoding choline transporter-like protein 4; this translates as MGKKQETNPDSEYGEPAQFDPTFDGPMKKRGCTDIICCILFMAVILGYIAVGVLAWLFGDPRHVLYPRNSTGWFCGIGPNEGRPNLFYFDLLKCATSVNIMASSLNGFQCPTTQVCVENCPTQFGAVGILDYRPNVKPADVFNQSLCVPSIDLANTPLSVKEIVDKELCPFFYIPTISALGRCFPDITALERIPEAFTNIPGLPSSVNDTVDQIKNGTGDILNGFSAREIGVRIFEDFASSWPWILLGLVIAMVVSMLFLLLLRFTAPVMVWVLIVGILVAGAYGIWHCYWEYDNFKRASASISDIGFTTNFKVYLEVQETWLAFLIIISVVEAIILLTLIFLRTRILIAIALIQESSKAISHMMSSLLYPLVTFVLILVCVAYWGATALYLATSGGPVYKVVALNSTLNDCKTINGTVDCDPQNFNSSDYSGCPSASCIFIKYNDEGVFQRNLFNLQIYNVVAFLWCVNFVIALGQCTLAGAFASYYWAFTKPDDIPTFPLSASFTRSLRYHVGSLAFGALILTLVQIARMILEYIDHKTRAAQNPCARFILCCMKCCLWCLEKFIKFLNRNAYIMIAIYGKNFCVSAKNAFKLLMRNVVRVVVLDKVTDLLLFFGKLLVVAGVGVLSFFFFSGRILLPGNTFRTETLNYYWMPIITVVFGSYLIAHGFFSVYNMCVDTLFLCFLEDLERNDGSLQKPYFMSKNLMKILNKSNKAPKKVKGKD
- the rnf5 gene encoding E3 ubiquitin-protein ligase RNF5, with the protein product MAAADPRCSSDGGPASRGGFPAGESSDGPGGSSGGGGGSSGSGAEGDRERDRATFECNICLDTARDAVISMCGHLFCWPCLHQWLETRPSRQQCPVCKAGISREKVIPLYGRGSSSQEDPRLKTPPRPQGQRTEPESRGGMFQGFGDTGFHMSFGIGAFPFGFFTTVFNANDPFHRADQYGPGDHQGTANLNNGNNNWQDSLFLFVAIFFFFWLLSV